Proteins from one Elgaria multicarinata webbii isolate HBS135686 ecotype San Diego chromosome 3, rElgMul1.1.pri, whole genome shotgun sequence genomic window:
- the LOC134395912 gene encoding zinc finger protein 345-like isoform X1: protein MQENYETLISLAEEMAISLPRITALAESHRRGLASGFPLSKPDLLSWMDRGEDPWVPDLPEPEGREMPTDTSPSDELRRKNGDIAPQEAPSNERDPSAEDALEGNPSEGESPPAGTRPRPPTTEGKEEQGKPLPQAMGTSKALLPPWKAQGGDRGHQCAECGKSFSQKSNLLRHRRLHLDERPHKCDGCEKSFAEAEALDKHRRCHAGDKPYKCGDCGKSFSWTSHLERHRRIHTGEKPYACQECGKAFSVGSHLERHRRIHTGEKPYQCQECGKSFTVSSTLVQHQRTHANDKPYQCPECGKGFSLGANLAAHQRKHLGQKPYECPDCGKSFSFTSHLERHQRIHTGERPYQCTECGKSFSRSSHLYRHQRIHTGEKPRQCADCGKSFYLGAAMLHHLQTSPGTGKDPTKCTECRRKRAVPEPPPPPPPSPPLCSEKPYKCPDCGKGFGQSSSLVKHQRIHTGERPYQCPECGKKFSWCSALIKHKRIHTGEKPYRCEECGKAFSVSSHLERHQRVHSPDRPHKCAECGKTYRELASLVKHQKSHAAESKRYRCPDCGKSFSWSSHLERHRRIHTGEKPYACGDCGKSFSVSSHLERHRRIHTGEKPYRCGECGKSFSVSSTLLQHQRTHSSGKPHKCKECGKRFVAAAQLLTHQRTHRGEKPYDCATCGKSFGFVSHLERHRRVHTGEKPYQCSQCGKCFSRSSHRNRHQRTHAADRPPKGAAQGGTDGGKGGSFASNARHRKEPTPAVPEPPVSLMPPWWSEGDRNSSNPPVANLWPEFPTPFQGPGPNAAPAGGLRGWGMKGFLPPDTWRLGESSSGWASTLTQEGWPQPPPTS from the exons ATGCAGGAGAACTACGAGACACTAATCTCTTTGG CAGAAGAGATGGCCATCAGCCTGCCTCGGATCACTGCGCTGGCTGAGTCCCACCGAAGAGGGCTGGCATCGG GATTTCCACTTTCCAAACCTGACTTGCTCTCCTGGATGGACCGAGGAGAAGACCCGTGGGTGCCAGACCTTCCAGAGCCTGAAGGAAGGGAGATGCCAACTGATACCAGCCCGA GTGATGAGCTGAGAAGGAAGAATGGGGATATTGCTCCACAAGAAGCTCCCAGCAACGAGAGGGATCCATCGGCAGAGGACGCCCTGGAGGGGAATCCGAGCGAAGGAGAGAGCCCTCCAGCCGGGACGCGACCGAGACCCCCCACcacagaaggaaaggaggagcAGGGTAAGCCCCTCCCACAGGCGATGGGCACTTCTAAAGCCCTGTTGCCCCCTTGGAAGGCACAAGGGGGCGACAGAGGCCACCAGTGTGCCGAGTGCGGCAAAAGCTTCAGCCAGAAGTCCAACCTCCTCCGGCACCGGAGGCTCCACCTGGACGAGAGGCCCCACAAGTGCGACGGGTGCGAGAAGAGCTTCGCCGAGGCCGAGGCCCTGGACAAGCACCGCCGGTGCCACGCAGGCGACAAGCCCTACAAGTGTGGGgactgcgggaagagcttcagctGGACCTCGCACCTGGAGAGGCACCGGcggatccacacaggggagaagccctacgcGTGCCAGGAGTGTGGGAAGGCCTTCAGCGTCGGGTCACACCTGGAGAGGCACCGGCGgatccacacgggcgagaagccctatcaGTGCCAAGAGTGCGGCAAAAGCTTCACTGTCAGCTCCACCCTGGTCCAACACCAGAGGACGCACGCCAACGACAAGCCCTACCAGTGCCCCGAGTGCGGGAAGGGCTTCAGCCTGGGCGCCAACCTGGCCGCGCATCAGAGGAAACACCTGGGCCAGAAGCCCTATGAGTGCCCCgactgcgggaagagcttcagctTCACTTCCCACTTGGAGcggcaccagagaatccacacgggggagagGCCCTATCAGTGCACGGAGTGCGGCAAGAGCTTCAGCCGCAGCTCCCACCTCTACAGGCACCAGAGGATCCACACCGGAGAGAAGCCGCGGCAGTGTGCCGACTGTGGCAAAAGCTTCTACCTCGGCGCAGCCATGCTCCATCACCTCCAGACCTCCCCGGGCACCGGCAAGGACCCCACGAAATGCACAGAGTGCCGCCGCAAACGAGCTGTCCCtgagcccccgcccccacccccaccctcgcCGCCACTTTGCAGTGAGAAGCCCTACAAGTGCCCCGACTGCGGCAAAGGTTTCGGCCAGAGTTCGTCGCTGGTGaaacaccagagaatccacacaggggaacgGCCCTATCAGTGCCCCGAGTGCGGGAAGAAGTTCAGCTGGTGCTCGGCCCTCATCAAGCACAAGAGAATCCAtacaggagagaagccgtatCGGTGCGAGGAGTGTGGGAAGGCCTTCAGCGTCAGCTCCCACCTGGAGCGGCACCAGCGGGTGCACTCGCCCGACAGGCCCCACAAGTGCGCGGAGTGTGGGAAAACCTACAGGGAGCTGGCCTCGCTGGTCAAGCACCAGAAATCCCACGCGGCCGAGAGCAAGCGCTACCGGTGCCCTgactgcgggaagagcttcagctGGAGCTCCCACCTGGAGAGGCACCGGCggatccacacgggggagaagccgtacgCCTGTGGCgactgcgggaaaagcttcagcgTCAGCTCCCACCTGGAGCGGCACCGGAggatccacacgggggagaagccctaccgCTGCGgcgagtgcggaaagagcttcagcgtGAGCTCCACCCTCCTGCAGCACCAGCGGACCCACTCCAGCGGGAAGCCGCACAAGTGCAAGGAGTGTGGGAAGCGCTTTGTGGCGGCCGCCCAGCTGCTCACCCACCAGCGGACCCACCGGGGTGAGAAGCCCTACGACTGCGCCACCTGCGGCAAGAGCTTTGGCTTCGTCTCCCACCTGGAGAGGCACCGGAGggtccacacgggggagaagccctaccaGTGCTCCCAGTGCGGGAAATGCTTCAGCCGCAGCTCCCACCGCAACCGGCACCAGCGCACCCACGCGGCGGACCGGCCCCCAAAGGGAGCGGCTCAGGGAGGAACCGACGGTGGGAAAGGCGGCTCCTTTGCCTCGAACGCCAGGCACCGCAAGGAGCCAACCCCTGCGGTGCCTGAACCCCCGGTGTCTCTCATGCCGCCCTGGTGGAGTGAAGGGGACCGGAACAGCAGCAACCCCCCGGTTGCGAACCTGTGGCCCGAGTTCCCCACTCCCTTCCAAGGCCCCGGTCCCAACGCTGCCCCAGCTGGGGGGCTGCGGGGATGGGGCATGAAGGGGTTCTTGCCTCCAGATACGTGGAGACTGGGGGAGAGCAGCTCTGGCTGGGCTTCCACCCTCACCCAGGAGGGCTGGCCGCAACCTCCCCCAACATCTTAA
- the LOC134395912 gene encoding zinc finger protein 345-like isoform X2 gives MDRGEDPWVPDLPEPEGREMPTDTSPSDELRRKNGDIAPQEAPSNERDPSAEDALEGNPSEGESPPAGTRPRPPTTEGKEEQGKPLPQAMGTSKALLPPWKAQGGDRGHQCAECGKSFSQKSNLLRHRRLHLDERPHKCDGCEKSFAEAEALDKHRRCHAGDKPYKCGDCGKSFSWTSHLERHRRIHTGEKPYACQECGKAFSVGSHLERHRRIHTGEKPYQCQECGKSFTVSSTLVQHQRTHANDKPYQCPECGKGFSLGANLAAHQRKHLGQKPYECPDCGKSFSFTSHLERHQRIHTGERPYQCTECGKSFSRSSHLYRHQRIHTGEKPRQCADCGKSFYLGAAMLHHLQTSPGTGKDPTKCTECRRKRAVPEPPPPPPPSPPLCSEKPYKCPDCGKGFGQSSSLVKHQRIHTGERPYQCPECGKKFSWCSALIKHKRIHTGEKPYRCEECGKAFSVSSHLERHQRVHSPDRPHKCAECGKTYRELASLVKHQKSHAAESKRYRCPDCGKSFSWSSHLERHRRIHTGEKPYACGDCGKSFSVSSHLERHRRIHTGEKPYRCGECGKSFSVSSTLLQHQRTHSSGKPHKCKECGKRFVAAAQLLTHQRTHRGEKPYDCATCGKSFGFVSHLERHRRVHTGEKPYQCSQCGKCFSRSSHRNRHQRTHAADRPPKGAAQGGTDGGKGGSFASNARHRKEPTPAVPEPPVSLMPPWWSEGDRNSSNPPVANLWPEFPTPFQGPGPNAAPAGGLRGWGMKGFLPPDTWRLGESSSGWASTLTQEGWPQPPPTS, from the exons ATGGACCGAGGAGAAGACCCGTGGGTGCCAGACCTTCCAGAGCCTGAAGGAAGGGAGATGCCAACTGATACCAGCCCGA GTGATGAGCTGAGAAGGAAGAATGGGGATATTGCTCCACAAGAAGCTCCCAGCAACGAGAGGGATCCATCGGCAGAGGACGCCCTGGAGGGGAATCCGAGCGAAGGAGAGAGCCCTCCAGCCGGGACGCGACCGAGACCCCCCACcacagaaggaaaggaggagcAGGGTAAGCCCCTCCCACAGGCGATGGGCACTTCTAAAGCCCTGTTGCCCCCTTGGAAGGCACAAGGGGGCGACAGAGGCCACCAGTGTGCCGAGTGCGGCAAAAGCTTCAGCCAGAAGTCCAACCTCCTCCGGCACCGGAGGCTCCACCTGGACGAGAGGCCCCACAAGTGCGACGGGTGCGAGAAGAGCTTCGCCGAGGCCGAGGCCCTGGACAAGCACCGCCGGTGCCACGCAGGCGACAAGCCCTACAAGTGTGGGgactgcgggaagagcttcagctGGACCTCGCACCTGGAGAGGCACCGGcggatccacacaggggagaagccctacgcGTGCCAGGAGTGTGGGAAGGCCTTCAGCGTCGGGTCACACCTGGAGAGGCACCGGCGgatccacacgggcgagaagccctatcaGTGCCAAGAGTGCGGCAAAAGCTTCACTGTCAGCTCCACCCTGGTCCAACACCAGAGGACGCACGCCAACGACAAGCCCTACCAGTGCCCCGAGTGCGGGAAGGGCTTCAGCCTGGGCGCCAACCTGGCCGCGCATCAGAGGAAACACCTGGGCCAGAAGCCCTATGAGTGCCCCgactgcgggaagagcttcagctTCACTTCCCACTTGGAGcggcaccagagaatccacacgggggagagGCCCTATCAGTGCACGGAGTGCGGCAAGAGCTTCAGCCGCAGCTCCCACCTCTACAGGCACCAGAGGATCCACACCGGAGAGAAGCCGCGGCAGTGTGCCGACTGTGGCAAAAGCTTCTACCTCGGCGCAGCCATGCTCCATCACCTCCAGACCTCCCCGGGCACCGGCAAGGACCCCACGAAATGCACAGAGTGCCGCCGCAAACGAGCTGTCCCtgagcccccgcccccacccccaccctcgcCGCCACTTTGCAGTGAGAAGCCCTACAAGTGCCCCGACTGCGGCAAAGGTTTCGGCCAGAGTTCGTCGCTGGTGaaacaccagagaatccacacaggggaacgGCCCTATCAGTGCCCCGAGTGCGGGAAGAAGTTCAGCTGGTGCTCGGCCCTCATCAAGCACAAGAGAATCCAtacaggagagaagccgtatCGGTGCGAGGAGTGTGGGAAGGCCTTCAGCGTCAGCTCCCACCTGGAGCGGCACCAGCGGGTGCACTCGCCCGACAGGCCCCACAAGTGCGCGGAGTGTGGGAAAACCTACAGGGAGCTGGCCTCGCTGGTCAAGCACCAGAAATCCCACGCGGCCGAGAGCAAGCGCTACCGGTGCCCTgactgcgggaagagcttcagctGGAGCTCCCACCTGGAGAGGCACCGGCggatccacacgggggagaagccgtacgCCTGTGGCgactgcgggaaaagcttcagcgTCAGCTCCCACCTGGAGCGGCACCGGAggatccacacgggggagaagccctaccgCTGCGgcgagtgcggaaagagcttcagcgtGAGCTCCACCCTCCTGCAGCACCAGCGGACCCACTCCAGCGGGAAGCCGCACAAGTGCAAGGAGTGTGGGAAGCGCTTTGTGGCGGCCGCCCAGCTGCTCACCCACCAGCGGACCCACCGGGGTGAGAAGCCCTACGACTGCGCCACCTGCGGCAAGAGCTTTGGCTTCGTCTCCCACCTGGAGAGGCACCGGAGggtccacacgggggagaagccctaccaGTGCTCCCAGTGCGGGAAATGCTTCAGCCGCAGCTCCCACCGCAACCGGCACCAGCGCACCCACGCGGCGGACCGGCCCCCAAAGGGAGCGGCTCAGGGAGGAACCGACGGTGGGAAAGGCGGCTCCTTTGCCTCGAACGCCAGGCACCGCAAGGAGCCAACCCCTGCGGTGCCTGAACCCCCGGTGTCTCTCATGCCGCCCTGGTGGAGTGAAGGGGACCGGAACAGCAGCAACCCCCCGGTTGCGAACCTGTGGCCCGAGTTCCCCACTCCCTTCCAAGGCCCCGGTCCCAACGCTGCCCCAGCTGGGGGGCTGCGGGGATGGGGCATGAAGGGGTTCTTGCCTCCAGATACGTGGAGACTGGGGGAGAGCAGCTCTGGCTGGGCTTCCACCCTCACCCAGGAGGGCTGGCCGCAACCTCCCCCAACATCTTAA